CTTCTTTTCTCAAACTGGCTGAATTATTACGTCTACCAGGAAACACCGTACGAATGGGCATGAATAATCCAAACCGAACAAGCAAAGAGGGGATGATCGACATCCCTTCTCTGCTTGTTTTTTTCTATGTATATTGTCACAGTTCAATCACACACTAGCCTAAGCGGAGGTGTGAACTAAGATGATGGATGCAATTGCGAAGATGGATTTTTGGGAAATGATGCTTAGAACGACTTTTGCTTTTATTATTCTTATGATACTCGCCAGATTTATGGGGAAAAAGCAGATTTCACAGCTTACTTTTTTCCATTATGTAACGGGAATTACAATCGGCTCTATTGCAGCTGAGATTTCCGCACAATCGGAAACTCCATTTCTAAACGGTGCAGTTGCAATGATTTGGTGGGCTATATTAACCGTATTTGTAAACTTTTTAACCGTAAAGTCTAAAAAAGCGAGAATTTTATTCGATGATCAACCGACCATCATTATTCACAGAGGCAAAATAAGTGAACAAGGGATGAAGAAGGCACGTCTAACATTGAACGATATGAACATGATGCTCCGGGAGCAAAGCATTTTCTCTGTTGCAGACGTGAATTATGCGATTCTCGAAACGAATGGTCAATTGAGCGTCATGAAAAAAGCGGCTCAAGAGACTGCAACGCGAAAAGATGTGAAAGCACCAGGCAATGAGCCAAAATATATTCCTACAGAAATCATTTCTGATGGAAAGTTAATCAAAGAAAACTTGACTGAACTCAAGCTGACAGAAGAATGGGTATATGAGCAGCTGGAGAAAAACGGGTTCAGTAAAGTGGAACAAGTCTATTACGCAGAAATCCTAAAAGACGGCACTCTCCATATCGACCAACGCACCGAAGAAAAATAAATCGTTACGACTTTAGCGTGGGGGCGAAGACTTTTATTGCCCCCGAATCTAATCATACAAACCCTCAAAACCCCCTAGTGACATATTTTTATGTTATAATGAATGACAGTCAGTCATTGCGGAGGGGAATTGATCATTGGATAAAAAAGAAAGAATCGTCCGGGCGGCCATTGATGTTTTTCGTAAGCAAGGAATCGAGAAAACTAAAATATCTGATATCGTGAAAGTGGCGGGAATTGCTCAGGGGACATTCTATTTATATTTTCCATCAAAGCTTTCATTAATGCCGGCAATTGCGGAAGTGATGGTCGCAAAAACTTTGGAAATTGTCACGGATAAGGTATCGGATGATGCACCATTTCCAAAGCGGATGGATCAGCTCGTCGACGCCATTTTTGAAGTGAGTGAAGAATATCATGAAATTCAAGCACTCATTTATTCGGGATTAGCTTCAACAGAACATTTGAAAGATTGGGAAACTGTA
The genomic region above belongs to Sporosarcina sp. Marseille-Q4943 and contains:
- a CDS encoding YetF domain-containing protein, encoding MDAIAKMDFWEMMLRTTFAFIILMILARFMGKKQISQLTFFHYVTGITIGSIAAEISAQSETPFLNGAVAMIWWAILTVFVNFLTVKSKKARILFDDQPTIIIHRGKISEQGMKKARLTLNDMNMMLREQSIFSVADVNYAILETNGQLSVMKKAAQETATRKDVKAPGNEPKYIPTEIISDGKLIKENLTELKLTEEWVYEQLEKNGFSKVEQVYYAEILKDGTLHIDQRTEEK
- a CDS encoding TetR family transcriptional regulator: MDKKERIVRAAIDVFRKQGIEKTKISDIVKVAGIAQGTFYLYFPSKLSLMPAIAEVMVAKTLEIVTDKVSDDAPFPKRMDQLVDAIFEVSEEYHEIQALIYSGLASTEHLKDWETVYAPFYKWVSEGLQQAIGEGSIRNSINPDRTARLVIGLVESAAEQIYLYDTDKEDEAVIQKNEVKNFLKHALAIK